One region of Ornithorhynchus anatinus isolate Pmale09 chromosome X5, mOrnAna1.pri.v4, whole genome shotgun sequence genomic DNA includes:
- the LOC114808060 gene encoding keratinocyte proline-rich protein, which produces MCDHQQLQPCPPVPVCCVKGLGLGPSADQGKIFPGSAPGSAQAQAGFTLCQSSSQVSSTQSQRVSLTPGQDSSVGYQCPPQAGYVMCQSSSQVSSTQGQDSSAGCQPPCPARTGYETCQSSSSAATFDIQDSGLIQAFQGPGPALASYVHCSPVYYKETYYVPCAAPCPVHTYYVECPVQTSYVQCPALCQSQTSYVRCPAPCQPQASARSHAALCQPQAPAGSHPALNQPQAPARSRPALDQPQVPPRRCPGLRPAQSCQWCPPRLPRSASTVLPAPAPGASLGLCGPPRCALQGPWRRCGPKYRAEICSPNYPQQVPPRRPPVRIPPIRRSVSCSDQQFPVLDPGFSRCRVPSPPPRGSRPSWWDLGAGDTSDLSPKARGSGFGRESGGSGCAREEFQGSGNSGCGQRGECRGSGNSGGGNGGECQGSGNSGCGRRGEVQEAENSGGSSGGECQGSGNSGGGSGGEYQGSENSGCGCEEAPRGLGNSGGSSCRGEDRLIPGNSECLPEDCKKPANNNCEKQRP; this is translated from the coding sequence ATGTGTGACCATCAGCAGCTGCAGCCCTGCCCCCCCgtacccgtctgctgtgtgaaaggCTTGGGGTTGGGACCCTCTGCGGACCAAGGGAAAATCTTCCCGGGATCGGCTCCGGGATCGGCTCAGGCCCAGGCGGGCTTCACCTTATGCCAGTCCTCATCTCAGGTGTCCTCCACCCAGAGCCAACGAGTGTCCCTCACCCCTGGCCAAGATTCTTCCGTGGGGTACCAGTGTCCACCCCAGGCGGGCTACGTGATGTGCCAATCCTCGAGTCAGGTGTCCTCGACCCAGGGCCAAGACTCCTCCGCTGGGTGCCAGCCTCCGTGCCCAGCCCGGACAGGCTACGAGACGTGCCAGTCCTCGAGCTCAGCCGCAACCTTTGACATCCAGGACTCAGGCCTGATCCAAGCCTTccagggaccgggtccggctCTGGCATCCTACGTCCACTGTTCCCCCGTGTACTACAAGGAAACTTATTACGTGCCATGCGCAGCGCCTTGCCCGGTCCATACCTACTACGTGGAGTGCCCGGTTCAGACGTCCTACGTGCAGTGCCCTGCTCTGTGCCAGTCCCAGACCTCCTACGTGCGGTGCCCAGCCCCGTGCCAACCGCAGGCATCTGCAAGGAGCCACGCAGCCCTGTGCCAACCTCAGGCACCCGCAGGGAGCCACCCAGCTCTGAACCAACCTCAGGCACCCGCCAGGAGCCGCCCAGCGCTGGACCAACCTCAAGTGCCTCCCCGGAGGTGCCCGGGGCTCCGCCCTGCTCAGTCCTGCCAATGGTGCCCGCCCCGCCTGCCTAGGAGCGCCTCCACTGTCCTTCCCGCTCCGGCTCCCGGGGCTTCCTTGGGCCTCTGCGGGCCTCCCCGCTGTGCCCTGCAGggtccctggaggagatgcgggCCCAAATACCGCGCAGAGATCTGTTCGCCCAACTACCCGCAGCAAGTTCCCCCCAGGAGACCCCCCGTGCGCATTCCTCCCATCCGGCGCTCCGTCTCCTGCTCCGACCAGCAATTCCCGGTCCTGGATCCCGGATTCTCACGTTGCCGCGTTCCTTCCCCGCCACCCCGGGGCTCCCGCCCCTCCTGGTGGGACCTGGGAGCCGGGGACACCTCGGATCTTTCCCCGAAGGCCAGAGGCTCCGGATTCGGCCGGGAGTCTGGAGGGTCCGGATGTGCCCGTGAAGAGTTCCAAGGATCCGGGAATTCCGGATGCGGCCAGAGGGGAGAGTGTCGGGGATCTGGGAATTCTGGAGGTGGCAACGGAGGAGAATGCCAGGGATCTGGAAATTCTGGATGCGGCCGGAGGGGAGAGGTTCAGGAAGCGGAGAATTCTGGAGGTAGCAGCGGAGGAGAATGCCAGGGATCTGGGAATTCTGGAGGTGGCAGCGGAGGAGAATACCAGGGATCTGAGAATTCCGGTTGCGGCTGTGAAGAAGCTCCCCGGGGATTGGGAAATTCTGGCGGCAGCAGCTGCCGTGGAGAAGATCGCTTAATTCCGGGCAACTCCGAGTGTTTGCCGGAAGACTGCAAAAAGCCTGCAAATAACAACTGCGAAAAGCAAAGGCCGTAG